In Bacteroidia bacterium, a genomic segment contains:
- a CDS encoding tetratricopeptide repeat protein: MRIRNWFFYIGTASLMLGLWGCKGSKSVSGNTTPPPFKPEVAGASGLQIEQLYVEACTQLMRGDYSAAEGLFEEVLSKDPANHAAMYNVGRLAMEKRDYDRAIRYAKSAIEKESGNYWYYSLLQKAYEFKGDYENSVAVQESIVNTFPQRFDDRLRLAELYMQNNKIEKAVAQLQSIEAQTGPNEETTLRKYQIYDRSKQYENAVQAAQALIDMNEDEPRYYQLKIEAYQKSGQNLAAIQTMEQLLEKEPGNGFALLSLAEYYKSTGNLEKSDAFLFRAFQNPDIDPDFKMNLISGLLQYVEGEPEILPRIQTLAGIFNQTHPGSAKSYVIQGKLFFIEKQIDSARVYYRKSLEIEPSNTETWMELLETSLEDENFDRLYEDAGEALEYFPNQEQFLFFHGISASYTNRYPQAIRSFEKIKKIGSKDHDLMAQVYAELGKIYHFQNNYTESDQNYEKALELTPDDPFILNNYAYYLSLRGDKLPKAKSLAEKALKLSPNQVSYQDTYGWILYQEGQYAEAAKWLEKATATADSPIIFEHYGDTLLKLGRKDEAIVQWKKAQEKGAKDLQIEIKLQDQ; this comes from the coding sequence ATGAGGATAAGGAATTGGTTTTTTTATATAGGGACAGCCAGTCTGATGTTAGGGCTTTGGGGCTGTAAAGGTTCGAAATCTGTTTCGGGGAATACAACGCCCCCCCCATTTAAGCCTGAAGTAGCCGGTGCATCTGGTCTTCAAATTGAACAGCTGTACGTGGAAGCCTGTACACAACTGATGCGCGGCGATTATTCTGCGGCGGAAGGTCTCTTTGAAGAGGTTTTATCTAAGGACCCGGCCAACCATGCAGCGATGTACAATGTCGGCAGGCTTGCCATGGAAAAACGCGACTATGATCGTGCAATCCGTTATGCAAAATCTGCAATAGAAAAAGAGTCGGGAAACTACTGGTATTACAGCCTGCTGCAGAAAGCCTACGAATTTAAAGGTGACTACGAAAACTCTGTCGCCGTACAGGAGTCCATCGTAAATACTTTCCCCCAACGTTTTGATGACCGCCTCCGCCTGGCAGAGCTTTACATGCAAAACAATAAAATAGAAAAGGCAGTCGCACAGTTGCAGTCAATAGAAGCTCAGACCGGGCCCAATGAAGAAACCACGCTGAGAAAATACCAGATTTACGACAGGAGCAAACAATACGAAAATGCCGTCCAGGCAGCTCAGGCGTTGATCGACATGAACGAAGATGAGCCGCGTTATTACCAACTAAAAATCGAAGCTTATCAGAAATCCGGACAAAATCTTGCTGCCATTCAAACGATGGAGCAATTGCTCGAAAAAGAACCGGGAAATGGGTTTGCCCTCCTTTCCCTGGCCGAATACTACAAATCTACCGGAAACCTCGAAAAGTCAGACGCATTTCTGTTCCGCGCATTCCAAAATCCCGATATTGATCCTGATTTTAAAATGAACCTGATTTCCGGATTGCTGCAGTATGTGGAAGGTGAGCCGGAAATCTTACCGAGAATCCAAACACTTGCCGGCATTTTTAATCAGACACACCCGGGTTCAGCCAAATCCTATGTTATTCAGGGAAAACTGTTTTTCATTGAAAAGCAGATCGATTCAGCTAGGGTTTATTACCGGAAATCACTCGAAATAGAACCCTCCAATACCGAAACATGGATGGAATTGTTGGAAACCTCGCTTGAGGATGAAAACTTCGACAGGCTTTATGAAGATGCCGGGGAAGCACTCGAATATTTTCCCAATCAGGAACAGTTTCTTTTCTTTCATGGTATTTCCGCTTCCTATACCAACAGATACCCTCAGGCGATCCGTTCATTTGAGAAAATCAAAAAAATCGGATCCAAAGACCATGATTTGATGGCGCAGGTTTACGCCGAACTCGGAAAAATCTATCACTTCCAGAACAACTATACAGAATCTGATCAAAACTACGAAAAAGCGCTTGAGCTAACACCCGACGATCCTTTTATTCTGAATAATTATGCGTACTACCTTTCCCTGAGAGGCGACAAGCTACCCAAAGCCAAATCACTGGCTGAAAAAGCATTAAAACTCAGCCCAAACCAGGTCTCCTATCAAGATACCTATGGCTGGATATTGTATCAGGAAGGGCAATACGCAGAAGCTGCCAAATGGCTGGAAAAAGCGACGGCTACAGCAGATTCTCCCATAATATTTGAGCACTATGGAGACACATTATTAAAACTCGGACGTAAGGATGAGGCCATAGTACAATGGAAAAAAGCACAGGAAAAGGGCGCTAAAGACCTGCAAATTGAGATAAAATTACAAGACCAATGA
- the dut gene encoding dUTP diphosphatase, protein MVKIKIINRSENPLPFYATALSAGMDLYANNDTPVVLDSLERAMIPTGLYIELPPGYEAQIRPRSGLAVKHGLSMVNTPGTIDADYRGEIHVILVNLSKTPFTIQKGERIAQMVIARHETATWEEVEVLSQTDRGTGGFGHTGK, encoded by the coding sequence ATGGTTAAGATAAAAATCATTAATCGATCAGAAAATCCGCTGCCTTTTTACGCTACGGCTCTATCAGCTGGGATGGATCTATATGCCAATAATGATACCCCTGTTGTATTGGATTCTCTTGAGAGGGCGATGATCCCAACGGGTCTGTATATTGAACTGCCTCCGGGATATGAAGCGCAGATTCGTCCCAGGAGTGGCCTTGCTGTCAAACACGGGCTTAGCATGGTAAATACGCCAGGAACAATCGATGCCGACTACAGGGGGGAGATCCACGTGATATTGGTCAACCTTAGTAAGACACCGTTTACCATTCAAAAAGGAGAAAGAATCGCACAAATGGTCATTGCCCGCCATGAAACAGCAACCTGGGAAGAGGTGGAAGTGTTATCTCAGACAGACCGGGGAACAGGGGGATTTGGGCATACCGGGAAATAA
- a CDS encoding 4a-hydroxytetrahydrobiopterin dehydratase: protein MKTYNEQEAARLLEPLPGWEFRNDGIVKQYKFQDFIAAFGFMTQVALLAEKANHHPEWSNVYNRVEIRLSTHDAGGLTDLDISLAGAINKIANG from the coding sequence ATGAAAACCTACAATGAACAAGAGGCGGCCCGTCTGCTTGAGCCATTACCCGGATGGGAATTTCGCAACGATGGTATTGTAAAACAGTATAAATTTCAGGATTTCATCGCAGCATTTGGGTTTATGACTCAGGTAGCATTACTCGCAGAAAAAGCCAACCATCATCCTGAATGGAGCAATGTGTATAACCGGGTGGAAATCAGACTCAGCACTCATGATGCAGGCGGGCTTACGGATCTGGATATTTCGCTTGCAGGGGCCATCAATAAAATTGCCAATGGTTAA
- a CDS encoding TlpA disulfide reductase family protein, producing MKNYVLILLWVISSAFTAFGQGVVTISGKIDNPAGKTVVVYYYPNLLMERPVSTKATLDEESKFQMTFQIEKPVSATFSHGRERTAMFIHPGDNITVSLNTEEFDESIKYKGDGPGVDASNFLAKYFLKFEDEGAEDDAQNLVKEGLELEYAAWVNRMYNNQVSFLSDYAKGHKLSEAFMNFASDRSLYTRANRLMSFPSYYAYLAKKDIAEVKLSKNYYDFLNEIRVMNDRAVSIPEYISFVQNYISWKMDKQFAEAETAPKPEERFAQEYQFVSSILQGDSRLLIQASMLKDLFEYGNPLHAEGAYASFIAMDQKGEYAKILKPIYEQAMRLAPGQPAPDFSLLDINGARVSLSDFRGKVVYLDFWASWCGPCRREMPASRRLYQTFKGQDVVFLYISIDDDEAAWRKAVSEEELQGVLLFSQGGNSEVANQYGVKSIPNYFLINRDGTIANSNPSRPSGAEIESQLNEALRMPYDQDR from the coding sequence ATGAAAAATTATGTTTTAATCCTTTTGTGGGTCATATCTTCTGCTTTTACTGCTTTTGGGCAGGGAGTAGTGACGATTTCCGGCAAAATCGATAATCCTGCAGGTAAAACGGTTGTTGTCTACTACTATCCTAATCTGTTGATGGAGAGACCTGTATCTACCAAAGCGACGCTCGATGAAGAAAGTAAATTTCAGATGACCTTTCAAATTGAAAAACCCGTTTCTGCTACTTTCAGCCATGGTCGTGAGCGAACAGCCATGTTCATTCACCCCGGAGACAATATCACAGTATCACTCAATACGGAAGAATTTGATGAATCCATCAAATATAAAGGCGATGGCCCAGGTGTAGATGCATCCAACTTTCTGGCAAAATATTTCCTGAAATTTGAAGATGAAGGTGCTGAAGATGACGCACAAAATCTGGTAAAAGAAGGGTTGGAACTGGAGTATGCCGCCTGGGTAAACCGCATGTACAATAATCAGGTCAGCTTCCTTTCTGATTATGCCAAAGGCCATAAACTCTCCGAGGCATTTATGAATTTTGCTTCAGATCGAAGCCTTTACACCCGTGCCAATCGATTGATGAGTTTCCCTTCCTATTATGCTTATCTGGCGAAAAAGGATATAGCAGAAGTAAAGCTTTCCAAAAATTATTATGATTTCCTCAATGAGATCCGGGTAATGAATGACCGGGCAGTAAGCATTCCAGAATATATCAGCTTTGTGCAGAACTATATTTCATGGAAAATGGATAAGCAGTTTGCCGAAGCTGAAACTGCACCTAAACCCGAAGAGCGATTTGCGCAGGAATATCAGTTTGTCAGCTCTATTCTTCAGGGTGATTCGCGGTTGCTGATTCAGGCGTCCATGCTGAAAGACCTCTTTGAATATGGAAACCCGCTTCATGCGGAAGGTGCCTATGCTTCCTTTATTGCAATGGACCAGAAGGGAGAGTATGCAAAGATTTTAAAACCGATTTATGAACAGGCAATGCGCCTGGCACCCGGGCAGCCAGCGCCGGATTTTTCCTTGTTGGACATCAATGGTGCACGTGTTTCCCTGAGCGACTTCCGGGGTAAAGTAGTTTACCTCGACTTCTGGGCAAGCTGGTGTGGGCCATGCCGCAGAGAAATGCCCGCATCCAGAAGGTTATACCAGACCTTTAAAGGGCAGGATGTGGTTTTCTTGTATATTTCTATTGATGATGACGAAGCCGCATGGCGTAAAGCGGTATCTGAAGAAGAACTTCAGGGTGTACTGCTTTTCTCCCAGGGGGGGAATTCGGAAGTGGCCAACCAATATGGCGTCAAATCTATTCCCAATTATTTTCTCATTAACCGGGATGGAACCATTGCCAATTCTAACCCCAGTCGCCCCAGTGGAGCAGAAATAGAGTCCCAGCTAAATGAGGCACTCCGGATGCCTTACGATCAGGATCGTTGA
- a CDS encoding right-handed parallel beta-helix repeat-containing protein, with translation MATTYYISPSGDDANPGTTPLLAWQSIAQVNSQSFVPGDSILFEGGQNFAGNLSFSGPNCGTAASPLLISSYGTGRATILAGTDNGIEVSNCAGIRIAALNIVGDGRALNDKHGILFYSFLNSAQRFDFISIDEVEVSGFNRGGITILADVIFSDSGFSNIEITHAVLHDNGDYGIGVLGKVLTTGHPHKNIHISHCKVYDNPGQIGKNTAHTGNGIVVGNTDGVVIEYCEAYNNGAENFYNGGGPVGIWIWDSHKGVIQFCESHHNKTGSTKDGGGFDLDGGCTESVIQYCYSHDNDGAGFLLAEYNGARPLRNNSIRYNISQNDARNNDYGGIHFWKGSGILSDIKIYNNVIYISDAPGINPAAFRSVSAGIDSVLVSNNLFITSGNIDLVDKSSNSANIDFRGNAYYSMTGQYRYSEGANQYNNLAAWQTGKGQEMLNSNAVGFEGNPMVSNPGGGGTIGDPTLLFTLNAYNLMNTSPLKDMGLTLNTVFGVDVGNQDFFNNTIPANGQFDVGAEESAGSLLPVLYDRLYATRLTDETVVIEWKMAQETGADSVTIERRKEGDFLPEKIITLPEVRGARSWQDANNSASRTYYRLVFHYQDGRYEFSSYLEVPGRKDFTSSLEIYPQPFKDLFLLKIPGNPGEEFLLEILDMQGKRIWYMSEKASENLFVEVDAMNHLPSGGYILRLLFRDRYFCRKLLKE, from the coding sequence ATGGCTACCACTTATTATATCAGTCCATCCGGTGATGATGCAAATCCTGGTACGACACCTCTTCTGGCGTGGCAATCTATCGCCCAGGTCAATAGTCAGTCATTTGTGCCCGGAGACAGCATCCTTTTTGAAGGTGGGCAAAACTTTGCCGGTAACCTTTCCTTTTCCGGACCGAACTGCGGTACTGCCGCCAGCCCCTTGCTGATCAGTAGTTATGGAACCGGACGCGCCACAATCCTCGCAGGTACAGACAATGGGATTGAGGTGTCTAACTGTGCCGGAATACGAATAGCTGCGTTAAATATCGTCGGCGATGGGCGCGCACTTAATGACAAGCATGGTATTCTGTTTTATTCTTTTCTTAACTCTGCCCAAAGGTTTGACTTTATTTCTATCGATGAAGTCGAGGTCAGTGGATTTAACCGGGGCGGAATAACGATTCTGGCTGATGTAATCTTTTCTGACTCGGGATTTAGTAATATTGAAATTACCCATGCCGTTTTGCATGACAACGGGGATTATGGGATAGGGGTTCTTGGAAAAGTGCTTACTACGGGGCATCCTCATAAAAACATCCATATCAGTCATTGTAAAGTGTACGACAACCCGGGCCAGATCGGGAAAAATACCGCCCATACAGGCAATGGTATTGTTGTCGGGAATACAGATGGGGTAGTCATTGAATATTGCGAAGCGTATAACAACGGCGCCGAAAATTTTTACAATGGCGGAGGCCCTGTTGGAATCTGGATATGGGATTCCCACAAAGGGGTGATACAGTTTTGTGAATCACACCACAATAAAACAGGTTCAACCAAAGACGGGGGAGGCTTTGATCTTGATGGCGGTTGTACGGAGTCCGTGATTCAATATTGTTATTCTCATGATAATGATGGGGCAGGTTTTCTTTTGGCGGAATATAACGGAGCCAGGCCACTGCGCAATAACTCTATCCGCTACAATATCAGCCAGAATGATGCGCGGAATAACGACTACGGGGGGATTCATTTCTGGAAAGGATCGGGGATACTGTCCGATATAAAAATCTACAACAATGTCATCTATATAAGCGACGCACCCGGGATTAATCCTGCGGCTTTCCGGTCTGTTTCTGCCGGGATTGACTCCGTGCTAGTTTCAAATAATTTATTCATCACTTCTGGCAATATTGATCTGGTGGATAAATCGAGCAATTCTGCCAATATCGATTTCAGAGGGAATGCCTATTACTCTATGACCGGGCAATACCGGTATTCCGAAGGTGCCAACCAATACAACAATCTGGCTGCATGGCAAACCGGCAAAGGGCAGGAAATGCTCAACAGCAACGCGGTTGGTTTTGAGGGAAATCCTATGGTAAGCAACCCGGGAGGCGGAGGGACGATTGGCGACCCTACCCTGCTGTTTACTTTAAATGCCTACAACCTGATGAATACTTCTCCACTGAAAGATATGGGGTTGACGCTCAACACTGTATTTGGAGTAGATGTGGGGAATCAAGACTTTTTTAACAATACAATTCCCGCCAACGGGCAGTTTGATGTAGGTGCGGAAGAATCTGCCGGTAGCCTGCTTCCGGTATTGTATGATCGTTTGTATGCGACGAGACTGACCGACGAAACGGTTGTCATCGAGTGGAAAATGGCTCAGGAAACCGGGGCAGACTCCGTAACCATTGAAAGACGTAAAGAAGGAGACTTTTTACCTGAAAAAATAATCACCCTTCCTGAAGTCCGGGGCGCACGATCCTGGCAGGATGCCAACAATTCTGCATCCCGTACCTACTACCGGCTTGTGTTTCATTATCAGGATGGGCGTTACGAATTTTCCTCTTACCTCGAAGTGCCTGGCAGGAAAGATTTTACCTCTTCACTGGAAATATACCCTCAACCCTTTAAAGACTTGTTTTTGCTGAAAATACCCGGTAATCCGGGGGAAGAATTTCTCCTCGAAATACTGGATATGCAGGGGAAAAGGATTTGGTATATGTCTGAAAAAGCCAGCGAAAATCTGTTTGTGGAAGTCGATGCCATGAACCATCTCCCCAGCGGAGGGTATATCCTTCGTCTATTGTTCCGGGACAGATATTTTTGCAGGAAACTGTTGAAGGAGTAG
- a CDS encoding histidinol-phosphatase: MHWTNYHSHTQYSDGKFTPEDHLKTAIELEMVALGFSCHSPLPFFRPWSMKLERMEQYCEDIARLKEKYKEQIEVYLGMEMDFLPGIFDEKSTLFSRDKLDYIVGSIHFVDTFSNGEPWEIDGEHEVFLKGLREIFDNDSQRAIKRYFEITREMITRLKPEVVGHIDKIKIQSEGGRLFDPDSDWYRAEVMATLETLASEGLILEVNTRGSYKKKLQENYPGAPILKAALEMNIPVTINSDSHHPRELIAQFPEAARVLRQIGYEEVYVLKNKKWQPVSFNTEGVAW; encoded by the coding sequence ATGCACTGGACCAATTACCATTCTCATACCCAGTACTCTGATGGCAAGTTTACTCCCGAAGATCATCTGAAAACCGCCATTGAGCTTGAAATGGTTGCGCTCGGCTTTTCCTGTCATTCTCCGCTTCCTTTTTTCCGTCCATGGAGTATGAAGCTGGAGCGAATGGAGCAGTATTGTGAAGATATTGCCCGCTTAAAAGAAAAGTATAAGGAGCAGATTGAAGTGTATCTGGGGATGGAAATGGATTTTCTTCCCGGTATTTTTGATGAAAAATCCACCTTGTTTTCCCGTGATAAGTTGGACTATATCGTTGGTTCCATTCATTTTGTCGATACTTTTTCCAATGGAGAGCCCTGGGAGATTGATGGGGAGCATGAGGTATTTCTCAAGGGATTAAGAGAAATTTTTGATAACGATTCCCAAAGAGCCATAAAGCGTTATTTTGAAATTACCCGGGAGATGATCACCCGCCTCAAACCTGAGGTGGTCGGGCATATCGATAAAATAAAGATTCAAAGCGAAGGTGGCAGATTGTTTGATCCTGATTCAGACTGGTATCGGGCGGAAGTTATGGCTACGCTGGAGACGCTCGCTTCGGAAGGCTTGATTCTTGAAGTCAATACCAGAGGCAGTTATAAGAAAAAATTGCAGGAAAATTATCCGGGTGCACCAATATTGAAGGCCGCATTGGAAATGAATATCCCGGTTACGATCAACTCAGATTCCCATCATCCCAGAGAACTGATTGCCCAGTTTCCGGAGGCAGCCCGGGTACTAAGGCAGATCGGGTATGAAGAAGTCTATGTGTTGAAAAATAAAAAATGGCAACCCGTTTCTTTTAATACAGAAGGGGTTGCCTGGTAA
- a CDS encoding DUF1573 domain-containing protein: MKQFHIHALIVLMFSTLFLGGMNAFAQDAAEKANVKKELSKVMKDLPEDVQVQILRYAQRKRDALKAAQAKQLEAEAKTAIAQPVEKAQQEMATPQPKPAQPAAIEVAPSSPASVATPDPKPVPAVPTYIQEAKEMAETNLQFEDEAYNYGKVETGTVVTHTFKFKNTGTEPLKLTRVKASCGCTTPKWSQEPVQPGAEGFIDVSFNSTGKVGVQTKTITVTGNFPGNNKVLRISGEVLPKPVPEGN; encoded by the coding sequence ATGAAACAGTTTCATATTCACGCACTCATTGTATTAATGTTTTCCACTCTTTTTTTGGGTGGAATGAATGCTTTTGCACAAGACGCTGCTGAAAAGGCCAATGTCAAAAAAGAGCTCAGCAAAGTAATGAAAGACTTGCCTGAGGATGTACAGGTACAGATTCTTCGTTATGCGCAGCGTAAACGAGATGCCTTAAAAGCGGCACAGGCAAAACAACTGGAGGCAGAAGCAAAAACCGCCATCGCTCAACCCGTTGAAAAAGCACAACAGGAAATGGCAACGCCACAACCTAAACCTGCACAGCCTGCGGCTATTGAAGTTGCCCCTTCTTCGCCTGCTTCTGTCGCAACCCCTGATCCAAAGCCTGTACCGGCAGTACCTACTTATATCCAGGAGGCAAAGGAAATGGCCGAAACGAATCTTCAGTTTGAAGATGAAGCCTACAACTATGGGAAAGTAGAAACAGGAACAGTGGTTACCCACACCTTTAAATTTAAAAACACCGGCACCGAACCGCTGAAGCTTACCCGCGTTAAAGCCAGCTGTGGCTGTACAACGCCCAAATGGTCACAAGAGCCTGTGCAGCCAGGTGCTGAAGGATTCATTGATGTATCATTCAACAGTACCGGAAAAGTTGGTGTTCAAACCAAAACCATCACCGTTACAGGTAACTTCCCCGGCAACAACAAAGTGCTGAGAATCAGCGGAGAAGTTCTTCCAAAACCGGTACCTGAAGGAAACTGA
- a CDS encoding cation-translocating P-type ATPase encodes MKQVELAVKGMTCTNCALGITKYLEKEGMDAVMVDFAGESVLFETNEEEKIASVIDGIERMGYKVMGEDAVEKQGLSDIEKYFLFGLFFTIPLLLHMFLSWEPLHNPWIQLVLATPVFLLGMYHFGSSAMKSLRSGVPNMDVLIAMGAAAAYFYSLYGTVMNLGHDFLFYETAASIITIVFLGNVMEHRAVKKTTSAIEALTRLQPEHARKIVFDKGQEVMLMVPAGSIRPGDQLAIHTGDQIPVDGEILAGTGETDESMLTGESLPVFKSPGDHVMSGSILVSGPVRMAATEVGPKTVLNRMIDLVRKAQAEKPEIQQLADKISAIFVPVVLSISALTFILSFWVFGVSLHASVIHSVAVLVIACPCAMGLATPTAVIVGVGRASRKGILVRGGKTLAAFHESERIVFDKTGTLTTGAFTLEKLTCPEENRERVEQIIMGIERNSTHPVARSLVKSLAGVKPLFMRNVAEQKGLGMTAEDRNGNQYQLGSFRIATGLTTDLSHDLYLIENGNLLASIDLADEIRPEAAEMVRFLHSKNVETIMVSGDKIEKCRLVGAALGIENIYGEQLPDEKLALIEKFSNEKPTVMVGDGINDAPALARATVGVSLGKATAAAIQSAQIVLLGDHLSLIEELYRTSELTVRTIRQNLFWAFLYNVLAIPLAATGFLSPIIGAFTMAMSDVVVIGNSLRLRVRS; translated from the coding sequence ATGAAACAAGTTGAACTGGCGGTAAAGGGAATGACATGTACCAATTGTGCGCTGGGTATTACCAAATATCTGGAGAAAGAAGGTATGGATGCTGTGATGGTTGACTTTGCCGGAGAATCCGTCCTGTTTGAAACCAATGAGGAGGAAAAGATCGCTTCTGTTATCGACGGAATTGAGCGGATGGGGTATAAAGTCATGGGAGAAGATGCTGTCGAAAAACAGGGACTTTCGGATATAGAAAAATATTTCCTGTTTGGGCTGTTTTTTACGATTCCGCTTCTTCTGCATATGTTTTTGTCCTGGGAGCCCTTACACAATCCCTGGATACAACTTGTGCTTGCGACGCCTGTATTTTTGTTGGGAATGTATCATTTTGGCAGCAGTGCAATGAAGTCTTTGCGATCTGGGGTTCCCAACATGGATGTGCTGATTGCTATGGGGGCCGCAGCGGCTTATTTTTATAGCTTATACGGTACCGTAATGAACCTTGGGCACGACTTTCTTTTTTATGAGACAGCTGCCAGTATTATTACTATCGTATTTTTGGGAAATGTGATGGAACATCGTGCCGTAAAAAAAACTACCTCTGCGATCGAAGCACTAACCCGGCTTCAGCCAGAACACGCACGGAAAATTGTCTTTGATAAAGGGCAGGAGGTCATGCTCATGGTTCCTGCCGGTTCCATACGTCCCGGCGACCAGTTGGCGATCCATACCGGCGACCAAATCCCCGTAGATGGCGAAATTCTCGCAGGTACAGGAGAAACAGATGAATCCATGCTTACAGGGGAAAGTTTACCGGTATTTAAGTCCCCGGGTGATCATGTGATGTCTGGTTCTATTCTGGTATCGGGTCCTGTACGAATGGCAGCCACAGAAGTCGGCCCCAAAACGGTGCTCAACCGTATGATTGACCTGGTCAGAAAGGCACAGGCCGAAAAACCTGAAATACAGCAACTGGCTGATAAGATCAGCGCAATTTTCGTTCCTGTAGTACTGAGTATTTCTGCGCTGACATTTATCCTGTCATTTTGGGTGTTTGGGGTTTCTCTTCATGCATCAGTCATTCATAGTGTAGCGGTACTGGTGATTGCTTGTCCCTGTGCGATGGGGCTGGCTACCCCTACGGCTGTGATTGTCGGCGTGGGGCGGGCTTCAAGAAAAGGTATATTGGTCAGAGGGGGGAAAACACTTGCTGCCTTTCATGAATCAGAAAGAATCGTGTTTGACAAAACCGGTACACTTACTACCGGTGCATTTACCCTCGAAAAACTTACCTGCCCGGAGGAAAACCGGGAAAGGGTAGAGCAAATTATTATGGGTATAGAACGCAATTCTACCCACCCGGTAGCAAGGTCTCTGGTAAAATCTCTGGCTGGGGTAAAACCCTTATTTATGAGAAACGTCGCAGAGCAGAAAGGTCTTGGGATGACAGCAGAAGATAGAAATGGTAACCAATATCAACTGGGATCTTTCCGGATAGCTACAGGTCTGACAACGGATCTGAGCCACGATTTATACCTGATTGAAAACGGCAACCTGCTGGCCTCCATAGACCTTGCTGATGAAATTCGACCGGAAGCAGCAGAAATGGTTCGGTTTCTTCATAGTAAAAATGTCGAAACAATCATGGTTAGTGGAGATAAAATAGAAAAATGCCGTCTGGTAGGGGCGGCGTTGGGAATTGAAAATATATATGGCGAACAACTTCCTGATGAAAAATTGGCATTGATTGAAAAATTTTCCAACGAAAAACCTACAGTTATGGTAGGAGATGGTATAAATGATGCACCTGCTTTGGCAAGGGCTACCGTCGGTGTTTCGTTGGGAAAAGCAACTGCAGCGGCAATCCAATCTGCTCAGATTGTATTGCTGGGCGATCATTTGTCCCTGATAGAAGAACTTTACCGGACGAGCGAACTCACCGTAAGAACGATCCGGCAAAATCTTTTTTGGGCTTTTTTGTACAATGTGCTGGCTATTCCGCTGGCTGCGACAGGTTTTCTTAGTCCTATAATTGGTGCGTTTACCATGGCAATGTCAGA